One stretch of Schlesneria sp. DSM 10557 DNA includes these proteins:
- a CDS encoding methyltransferase encodes MKQAVSPSLDPTSLFVHFRGSYGSELLTAAVAHFGLFERLAARPMNLNELKQELQLEQRPALVLLTALRAMQLLDVDRSGTFSLSALAENHLIPGKDHFVGDYIGLAAESPGVTEMVARLRTNRPAHAKSGDEGAAFIYRDGLESAMEQEASARRLTLALAGRAKNVAPVLAEKLNMTEGVLLDVGGGTGIYSIACLQKNPRLSAIVFDRPEVLKVAGEFAEQYGVSDRLQLIEGDMFADPFPAADVILLSNILHDWDEPECEQLVRKSAHSLARGGRLVIHDVFLNDELDGPLPIALYSAALFTLTEGRAYSAKEYRTWMQNAGLVTGEVVPTLIHCGLLSAEKT; translated from the coding sequence ATGAAACAAGCCGTATCTCCGTCCCTCGACCCCACTTCGTTATTCGTCCATTTTCGGGGGAGCTATGGCAGCGAGTTACTCACCGCCGCGGTGGCTCACTTTGGACTTTTCGAGCGCCTGGCTGCGCGCCCGATGAACCTCAACGAGCTAAAGCAGGAACTGCAGCTCGAGCAGCGACCCGCGCTTGTTCTGCTGACGGCCCTGCGCGCCATGCAGTTACTGGACGTCGACCGGAGTGGAACCTTCTCCCTTTCCGCACTTGCTGAGAATCATCTGATTCCCGGAAAGGATCATTTTGTCGGAGACTACATCGGACTGGCAGCAGAAAGTCCCGGTGTGACCGAGATGGTCGCGCGGCTGCGGACCAACCGACCCGCTCACGCAAAAAGTGGCGACGAAGGAGCCGCCTTCATCTATCGGGACGGACTGGAGTCGGCCATGGAGCAGGAAGCGTCTGCCCGTCGCCTGACGCTCGCATTGGCAGGCCGGGCCAAGAACGTCGCACCGGTTCTGGCTGAAAAACTGAATATGACCGAGGGCGTTCTGCTCGATGTCGGGGGCGGGACGGGAATCTACAGCATTGCCTGTCTGCAGAAAAATCCCCGACTGAGTGCGATCGTCTTCGACCGGCCAGAGGTGCTCAAAGTCGCCGGGGAGTTTGCAGAGCAGTATGGTGTATCGGATCGCCTGCAACTGATCGAAGGAGATATGTTTGCAGATCCATTTCCCGCCGCCGATGTCATTCTGCTGTCAAATATTCTGCACGACTGGGATGAGCCCGAATGTGAGCAGCTTGTCAGGAAGTCGGCCCACTCCCTGGCCAGGGGTGGGCGGTTGGTGATTCACGATGTCTTCCTGAACGACGAACTGGATGGCCCGCTGCCCATTGCACTGTATTCTGCCGCGTTATTTACGCTGACCGAAGGAAGGGCCTACAGTGCAAAAGAGTACCGGACGTGGATGCAGAACGCCGGACTGGTGACAGGGGAAGTGGTGCCGACGTTGATTCACTGCGGATTGCTGTCGGCAGAGAAGACGTGA